Proteins encoded in a region of the Populus nigra chromosome 3, ddPopNigr1.1, whole genome shotgun sequence genome:
- the LOC133689866 gene encoding zinc finger protein JACKDAW-like, whose product MMSGDAFSLPSSIAGFAQDQNNANPNPNPKTNPNQAAKRKRNLPGTPDPDAEVIALSPKSLMATNRFICEICNKGFQRDQNLQLHRRGHNLPWKLKQRTNKEVRKKVYICPEKTCVHHDPSRALGDLTGIKKHFSRKHGEKKWKCEKCSKKYAVQSDWKAHSKTCGTREYKCDCGTLFSRKDSFITHRAFCDALAEESARITSVPAAANLNFRNDTVDLPHGFPDRPGVPDIAGIPQFNSGFGPDFSGMTPGNSLGVDQQKPGLSLWLNQANSHISPNLNLYVPSSSSGLPEMVQMGSANLYGSSSTANFGNLTLSGLPHGLKEEGSSKANMVNTSASLYSDSIQNKQSKPAAVPNMSATALLQKAAQMGSTRSNQSFFGNNYGLMSCSSSSPTTNPISLNQNPNELHQVFQNVKQTAAESLTTTNSTVAMSDAMMGTSSNLDQLMMQTSGKLQNDQTQLKHQRGSNSIESGLTRDFLGMSSESSRPFLPQDLAKFASISSAMSLNHFTVNP is encoded by the exons ATGATGTCTGGTGATGCTTTCTCACTACCATCTTCAATAGCAGGGTTTGCTCAAGACCAGAATAAtgcaaaccctaaccctaaccctaaaactAATCCTAATCAAGCGGCCaagaggaaaagaaatttaCCAGGAACACCAG ATCCAGATGCTGAGGTTATTGCTTTATCTCCGAAGTCTCTCATGGCTACAAACCGGTTTATATGTGAAATATGCAACAAAGGATTTCAAAGAGACCAAAACTTGCAACTTCATCGAAGAGGTCACAATCTTCCATGGAAGCTAAAGCAAAGAACCAACAAAGAGGTACGAAAGAAGGTCTATATTTGCCCAGAAAAGACCTGCGTTCACCACGATCCATCTAGAGCTCTCGGAGACTTAACTGGCATAAAGAAGCACTTTAGCAGAAAACATGGGGAGAAGAAGTGGAAGTGTGAGAAATGTTCAAAGAAGTATGCAGTTCAATCAGACTGGAAAGCTCACTCCAAGACTTGCGGGACTAGAGAGTATAAATGTGACTGTGGGACTTTATTTTCCAG GAAAGATAGCTTTATCACACACAGAGCCTTTTGCGATGCCTTAGCTGAAGAAAGTGCAAGAATCACTTCCGTTCCAGCTGCAGCAAATCTAAATTTCAGAAATGATACGGTAGATTTGCCTCATGGATTTCCTGACCGGCCGGGAGTTCCAGATATCGCAGGCATTCCACAATTCAATTCAGGTTTTGGACCTGATTTCAGTGGCATGACTCCAGGAAATTCTCTTGGTGTTGATCAACAAAAGCCTGGACTTTCTCTGTGGCTAAATCAAGCCAATTCACATATTAGTCCCAATTTAAATCTTTACGTGCCATCGAGTTCTAGTGGTTTGCCTGAAATGGTGCAAATGGGATCAGCCAATCTCTATGGTTCATCGTCCACCGCCAATTTTGGGAATTTAACCTTATCTGGACTCCCTCATGGGCTAAAGGAAGAAGGTAGTAGTAAAGCCAATATGGTGAATACATCAGCTTCTTTGTATTCTGATAGTATTCAGAACAAGCAATCAAAGCCAGCTGCAGTGCCCAATATGTCTGCCACTGCACTTCTACAAAAGGCAGCTCAAATGGGTTCTACAAGAAGCAACCAATCTTTCTTTGGAAACAATTATGGACTAATGagctgttcttcttcttctcctacaACAAACCCCATCTCTCTCAATCAAAATCCAAACGAGCTACACCAAGTCTTTCAAAATGTTAAGCAAACTGCAGCCGAGAGCCTAACAACAACAAATAGTACTGTAGCAATGAGTGATGCAATGATGGGTACATCAAGCAACCTTGATCAACTTATGATGCAAACAAGTGGAAAACTACAAAATGACCAGACTCAGTTGAAGCATCAAAGAGGTTCAAATTCTATCGAGAGTGGTTTAACAAGAGATTTTCTGGGTATGAGTAGTGAATCCAGTCGTCCATTTTTACCACAAGACCTAGCGAAGTTTGCTTCAATAAGTTCAGCCATGAGCTTGAACCATTTCACTGTCAATCCTTGA